A genome region from Scomber japonicus isolate fScoJap1 chromosome 15, fScoJap1.pri, whole genome shotgun sequence includes the following:
- the fam49al gene encoding CYFIP-related Rac1 interactor A, whose protein sequence is MGNLLKVLACAELEHGPIVFLDFEHAQPTEAETAVWNQVSAVLEEAHGILAELQSYNGAGQEIREAIQNPGDLALQEKAWNAVCPLVAKLKRFYEFSLRLENALRSLLEALTSPPYAPMQHLEREQALAKQFAEILHFTLSFDELKMTNPAIQNDFSYYRRTISRNRLNNQQLEAENEVNNEMANRMSLFYAEATPMLKTLSNATTKFVSENKTLPIEDTTDCLSTMACVCRVMLETPEYRCRFTNTDTMLFCMRVMVGVIILYDHVHPVGAFAKTSKIDMKGCIKVLKEQPSNSVEGLLNALRYTTRHLNDDSTSKQIRALLQ, encoded by the exons ATGGGAAACCTCCTGAAAGTGCTGGCTTGCGCCGAACTTGAGCATGGCCCAATAGTTTTCCTTGACTTTGAAC aTGCCCAGCCCACGGAGGCAGAGACAGCCGTGTGGAACCAGGTCAGCGCTGTGCTGGAGGAGGCTCATGGGATACTAGCCGAGCTGCAGTCTTATAATGGCGCGGGCCAGGAGATACGAGAA GCCATTCAGAACCCAGGCGACCTCGCTCTTCAGGAGAAGGCCTGGAATGCAgtctgccccctggtggccaagCTGAAGAGGTTTTACGAGTTCTCCCTCCGACTGG AGAATGCCCTGCGCAGCCTGCTGGAGGCGCTGACGAGCCCGCCGTACGCTCCCATGCAGCACCTGGAGAGAGAGCAGGCCCTGGCCAAACAGTTTGCTGAGATTCTTCATTTTACACTCAGCTTTGATGAACTTAAG ATGACGAATCCAGCCATTCAGAATGACTTCAGCTACTACAGGAGGACTATCAGTAGGAACAGGCTGAACAACCAGCAG CTGGAAGCGGAGAACGAAGTCAACAATGAGATGGCCAACCGGATGTCCCTGTTCTATGCTGAAGCAACACCCATGCTGAAGACTCTGAGTAACGCCACCACCAAGTTTGTTTCAGAG aATAAGACCTTGCCCATAGAGGACACCACAGACTGTCTGAGTACCATGGCCTGTGTGTGCCGCGTCATGCTGGAGACTCC AGAGTACCGTTGTCGGTTCACCAACACAGACACCATGCTGTTCTGCATGAGGGTGATGGTGGGCGTCATCATTCTCTATGACCATGTTCACCCTGTCGGGGCTTTTGCCAAGACCTCCAAAATCGAT ATGAAGGGCTGCATCAAGGTGCTGAAAGAGCAACCGTCCAACAGTGTGGAGGGACTTCTGAACGCACTGAG gtaCACGACACGGCATCTAAATGATGACAGCACCTCCAAACAAATCAGGGCCCTCCTGCAATGA